In Mycolicibacterium nivoides, the DNA window ATCGCAGTGGTGTTCCTGGCGTTGGGCTATACGACCAAGTCCGCCTGTCTGCAGACGACCGGCAGCGGCACCGCGGGCCAGCGGGTGGCCAACTGGGAGAACAACCGCGCCTACTACGAGCTGTGTTACTCCGACACGGTGCCGCTGTACACCGCAGAGTTGTTGAACCTGGGCAAGTTCCCCTACAAGTCCAGCTGGGTCGAGAACGACGCGACGGGCAAGCCGCGCATGCAGTACGACGGCAGCCCGGCGATCCGCTACATGGAGTATCCGGTGCTCACCGGGCTCTACCAGTACGTGTCGATGTCGCTGGCCAAGACCTACACCGCGGTGACCAAGCTGGTGTCGGTGCCGCTCATCGCCGAAGTGGTGATGTTCTTCAACATCTCGGCTTTCGGCCTGGCACTGGCCTGGTTGGCCACGGTCTGGGCCACCTCGCGATTGGCCGGCCGGCGGGTGTGGGATGCCGCGCTGGTGGCGGGCTCGCCGATCGTGATCTTCCAGGTGTTCACCAATTTCGACGCGCTGGCGACCGCTGCCGCCGCGGGCGCGATGCTGGCCTGGGCCCGCCGAAAACCGGTGTGGGCCGGGGCGCTGATCGGAATCGGTGTGGCGGCCAAGCTGTATCCGCTGTTGCTGTTCGTCCCGCTGCTGCTGCTCGGGCTGCGCACCGGGCGCCTGCGCGAGGTCGGTAAGGCCGCGCTGACCGCAGTCGTGACGTGGTTGCTGATCAATCTGCCGATCATGGTGCTCTTCCCACGGGGATGGTCAGAGTTCTTCCGGCTCAACACCCGTCGCGGCGATGACATGGACTCGCTGTACAACGTGGTGAAGTCGTTCAGCGACTGGCGCGGCTTCGATCCGGATCTCGGTTTCTGGCAGCCGCCGACGGTGCTCAACACCGTCACCGCGGTGTTGTTCGTGGCCTGCTGTATCGCGATCGGCTACATCGCGTTGACCGCACCGCAGCGGCCGCGGCTGGCGCAACTGGCATTCCTGGTGGTGGCCGCGTTCCTGCTGACCAACAAGGTGTGGAGCCCGCAGTTCTCGCTGTGGCTGGTGCCGCTGGCGGTGCTGGCGCTACCGCATCGCCGAATCCTGTTGGCGTGGATGACGATCGACGCCCTGGTATGGATACCGCGCATGCTCTATCTGTACGGCGAACAGAACAAAGGTCTGCCCGAACAGTGGTTCACCACCACGGTGTTGGTTCGCGATCTTGCGGTGATCGTGTTGTGTGCGTTGGTCATTCGCCAGATCCACCGTCCGCGGCTCGATCTGGTCCGGCACGGCGGCCGTATCGACGATCCCACCGGCGGGGTGTTCGACCGCGCGCCCGACGCTCCGCCGCGTTGGCTGCCGGACTGGTTGCGTCCCTCGGCGGACCGCGTCCGGATCGAGCCGAGGCCGGACCCCGAGCCGGAGCTGGCCGGTTCTCGGTAGACGCCCGCGATCTCAGCCCGGATAGGGCGGGTAGAACTGGGGCGCAATCGCATTCCGCTTCGCCCGGATCCACGCGGTCGTCGACGGCAGCATGGCCAGCACGAGCGTCAGGACGGGCACGACAATGCCCACGATGACGGCGACGCCGATGGAGACGGGCTCACGGCTGGGTTCGCCCGAGATGCCGATGACCATGTCGCCGATGGCGGCCATACCGAACAAGATGGCCACGGCGCATCCGCCCACGACGAGCCGGCGCCCGATCGTCTTGCGCCGAAACAGCAGTATCGCTCCGATGAAGAGTGCCAATGCGAAGGCGATGCCCAACAGACCGAAGACGGCGCCCGCGACGTCGAATTCACCGTCCATGATCATGATGATCACGGAGAGCACGGCGAAGCAGGTACCGACCAATCCGCCCACCAGTCCCAGGAGCCCGGCGATGATCCCCGTGGCACCGCTGGGACCGCCCGGCGGCTTCGGCTGATAGCCGCTCGGATAACCGGCAGGCGGATATCCGGGTTGGTGCGGCCACCCCGGTTGTTGCGGGTAGCCGGGCGGGCGGCCGTAGACCGGCTGTCCGGGGAACCCCTGCCCATGAGGTCCGTGCGGGTAGTTCATACATCCCTCTCGAAGGCACGATCAAAGCGCGGTTCAGCTTGAAAGGGTAGGGGGAGAAGGAGATACCCCCGGATTCGGCTTCACCTGGATCCAGGCCGCGGTC includes these proteins:
- a CDS encoding glycosyltransferase family 87 protein, producing the protein MTDRVSPAPLAELNSPAPLAEDQRSADDRDLPSRNDRLAEALSQTVGGPVGRHALIGRARFMTPLRVMFVIAVVFLALGYTTKSACLQTTGSGTAGQRVANWENNRAYYELCYSDTVPLYTAELLNLGKFPYKSSWVENDATGKPRMQYDGSPAIRYMEYPVLTGLYQYVSMSLAKTYTAVTKLVSVPLIAEVVMFFNISAFGLALAWLATVWATSRLAGRRVWDAALVAGSPIVIFQVFTNFDALATAAAAGAMLAWARRKPVWAGALIGIGVAAKLYPLLLFVPLLLLGLRTGRLREVGKAALTAVVTWLLINLPIMVLFPRGWSEFFRLNTRRGDDMDSLYNVVKSFSDWRGFDPDLGFWQPPTVLNTVTAVLFVACCIAIGYIALTAPQRPRLAQLAFLVVAAFLLTNKVWSPQFSLWLVPLAVLALPHRRILLAWMTIDALVWIPRMLYLYGEQNKGLPEQWFTTTVLVRDLAVIVLCALVIRQIHRPRLDLVRHGGRIDDPTGGVFDRAPDAPPRWLPDWLRPSADRVRIEPRPDPEPELAGSR
- a CDS encoding DUF3824 domain-containing protein is translated as MNYPHGPHGQGFPGQPVYGRPPGYPQQPGWPHQPGYPPAGYPSGYQPKPPGGPSGATGIIAGLLGLVGGLVGTCFAVLSVIIMIMDGEFDVAGAVFGLLGIAFALALFIGAILLFRRKTIGRRLVVGGCAVAILFGMAAIGDMVIGISGEPSREPVSIGVAVIVGIVVPVLTLVLAMLPSTTAWIRAKRNAIAPQFYPPYPG